Proteins co-encoded in one Syngnathoides biaculeatus isolate LvHL_M chromosome 22, ASM1980259v1, whole genome shotgun sequence genomic window:
- the LOC133495386 gene encoding zinc finger protein 281-like isoform X2: protein MAGILRCQPKANKQPQLQTGVLPHSHLELLAWPAPAHSKTTTMSIIQDKLGNEFLRNGGMDPNFAPGMLMFSHLPPVTSFTRLTSQSVMGELPQEMILKKERDSPPDHQSASLANAGGFLHSMGIKQERLSELDYRMPLYGGGGAVPMSCAGAGKSGDDMPDMSYGNHHQNHHNMLLHDLSHSNVRSLGEPMSGRSGKEPKDSSGKRGRRTNGDGQGGKARRKRNDAGKAMMLDADGACLSPNSKPHICEHCNAAFRSSYHLRRHVLIHTGERPFRCSQCNMSFIQKYLLQRHEKIHSGEKPFSCDQCNMRFIQKYHMERHKRTHSGEKPYRCDTCQQFFSRTDRLLKHKRTCGEAIKKGLDPNMLELSDAELAQGSYSLTQGNATTSGRKRAKSKNAEGGERKRKKSAAAASMASSSMATSSTAAMGLQDYSMEQPSGSAMQGRSPKLVFKKVGRKGLDKVLHSLEDSADGQKLLGQKAGTMDHVDAIGLDNMGLLQGGGSNKQGPATSSNYDDAMQFVKKRRYLHAVNNDYGAGALHMASQGGSVIQVSLGPEPTLTMLDTSPLELKHDKSGIPDEVLQSLLEHYSHKPEGPHHHHDVAFDLSDHPHHVDLQPAAPVTPELEDDAANGGDKTAVMSEYSKFLLQALERTSHSGPFPSLGATGPFPLLSSSSSPTGPLFSDKHVYSTSPLDCGYPPAVSSPLPIAAPSSTTSSTSSKSHYGMLVGSPSQSGFHLTLEPASHQQLTPSQELTEQLEKQHSPGAFNLPPQDLTAQAESSKGQQAKAGGSAAPANGSSYSDLSPLNPPKESTTYQIENFAQAFGSQFKSGRRTPLSYGSDPGAEVDHRIRTPVSEFSGYSSLLADVSEPVSTGSKTPTSQSFR, encoded by the exons ATGGCTGGGATATtaagatgtcaacccaaggccaacaagcaaccccagttgcagacg GGtgttctcccacattcccattTAGAGTTACTGGCCTGGCCCGCGCCCGCACACAGCAAAACCACCACCATGAGTATTATCCAAGACAAGCTCGGCAATGAGTTTCTGCGCAACGGCGGCATGGACCCCAATTTTGCACCTGGCATGCTCATGTTCAGCCACCTGCCGCCCGTCACCAGCTTCACGCGGCTGACGTCGCAGTCGGTCATGGGTGAGCTCCCGCAGGAGATGATCCTCAAGAAGGAGCGCGACTCGCCCCCGGACCACCAGAGCGCCAGTCTGGCCAACGCGGGCGGCTTCCTCCACAGCATGGGCATCAAGCAGGAGCGGCTAAGCGAGCTGGATTATCGCATGCCTCTctacggcggcggcggcgccgtgcCGATGAGCTGCGCCGGCGCGGGGAAGAGCGGCGACGACATGCCGGACATGTCTTACGGCAACCACCACCAAAATCATCACAACATGCTCCTGCACGACCTCAGCCACAGCAACGTGCGCTCCCTCGGAGAACCG ATGTCTGGGCGATCGGGTAAAGAGCCAAAAGATTCCTCGGGTAAAAGAGGGAGGAGGACCAACGGGGACGGACAGGGAGGCAAAGCCCGAAGGAAACGCAACGACGCCGGAAAG GCCATGATGTTAGACGCGGATGGAGCCTGCCTGTCGCCCAACTCCAAGCCACATATCTGCGAGCACTGTAACGCTGCCTTCCGCAGCTCCTATCACTTGCGCAGACATGTGCTCatacacacag GTGAGAGGCCTTTTCGGTGCAGTCAGTGTAACATGAGCTTCATTCAGAAGTACCTGCTCCAGCGGCATGAAAAGATCCACAGTG GGGAGAAGCCATTCAGCTGCGACCAGTGCAACATGCGGTTCATCCAGAAGTATCACATGGAGCGGCACAAACGGACGCACAGCGGCGAGAAGCCGTATCGATGCGATACATGCCAACAG TTTTTCTCAAGAACAGACCGGTTACTGAAGCACAAGCGGACTTGCGGTGAAGCCATAAAGAAGGGTCTGGACCCAAACATGCTGGAGCTCAGTGATGCCGAGCTGGCCCAAGGCAGCTATTCACTCACTCAGGGAAATGCGACCACCTCCGGACGCAAGCGGGCAAAGTCCAAAAACGCCGAGGGCGGCGAGCGCAAGAGAAAGAAGAGCGCGGCCGCCGCGTCCATGGCATCGTCGTCCATGGCGACCTCGTCTACTGCGGCGATGGGCCTGCAGGACTACAGCATGGAGCAGCCCTCCGGTTCCGCCATGCAGGGGCGCTCTCCCAAATTGGTCTTTAAAAAAGTGGGCCGCAAAGGGCTGGATAAAGTCCTCCATTCTTTAGAAGACAGCGCCGACGGACAAAAACTCTTGGGCCAGAAAGCTGGCACCATGGATCACGTGGACGCCATCGGGCTCGACAACATGGGTCTGCTCCAGGGAGGCGGGAGCAACAAGCAGGGTCCCGCCACCAGCAGCAACTACGACGACGCGATGCAGTTTGTAAAAAAGCGGCGATACCTCCACGCCGTCAACAACGACTACGGGGCGGGCGCCCTCCACATGGCGTCGCAGGGAGGCAGCGTCATCCAGGTGTCCCTGGGGCCCGAACCCACGCTGACCATGCTGGACACCTCCCCTCTGGAACTCAAGCACGACAAGTCGGGCATTCCGGACGAGGTCCTGCAGAGCCTGCTGGAGCACTACAGCCATAAGCCGGAGgggccccaccaccaccacgacgTGGCTTTTGACCTGTCTGACCACCCGCACCACGTGGACCTCCAGCCGGCTGCGCCCGTCACCCCCGAGCTGGAGGACGACGCGGCCAACGGGGGCGACAAAACGGCGGTGATGAGCGAGTACTCCAAGTTCCTCTTGCAGGCCCTGGAGCGCACCAGCCACAGCGGGCCCTTCCCCAGCCTGGGCGCCACCGGGCCGTTCCCGCTCCTGTCCAGCAGCTCGAgtcccacggggcccctgtttTCCGACAAGCACGTCTACAGCACGTCGCCGCTGGATTGCGGCTACCCCCCCGCCGTTTCTTCACCGCTgcccatcgccgccccctcctcgACCACCTCGTCCACCTCATCCAAGTCCCACTACGGCATGCTGGTGGGTTCGCCCTCCCAGTCAGGCTTCCACCTGACTTTGGAGCCAGCCAGCCACCAGCAGCTAACGCCATCTCAGGAGCTGACGGAGCAGCTGGAGAAGCAGCACTCCCCCGGAGCCTTCAACCTACCTCCCCAGGATCTGACCGCCCAGGCGGAAAGCTCCAAGGGGCAACAAGCCAAGGCCGGGGGCAGTGCCGCCCCCGCCAACGGTTCAAGCTATTCAGACCTGTCCCCTTTGAACCCCCCGAAAGAATCCACCACATACCAGATTGAGAATTTCGCCCAGGCCTTCGGCTCCCAGTTCAAGTCCGGGCGCCGCACCCCTCTTAGCTACGGCAGCGACCCCGGGGCGGAGGTAGACCACAGAATACGGACTCCGGTTTCAGAATTCTCAGGGTATAGCAGCTTGTTAGCTGACGTCAGCGAGCCAGTGAGTACAGGATCAAAAACCCCGACAAGCCAAAGTTTCAGATAA
- the LOC133495386 gene encoding zinc finger protein 281-like isoform X3, producing MSIIQDKLGNEFLRNGGMDPNFAPGMLMFSHLPPVTSFTRLTSQSVMGELPQEMILKKERDSPPDHQSASLANAGGFLHSMGIKQERLSELDYRMPLYGGGGAVPMSCAGAGKSGDDMPDMSYGNHHQNHHNMLLHDLSHSNVRSLGEPMSGRSGKEPKDSSGKRGRRTNGDGQGGKARRKRNDAGKAMMLDADGACLSPNSKPHICEHCNAAFRSSYHLRRHVLIHTDRTGERPFRCSQCNMSFIQKYLLQRHEKIHSGEKPFSCDQCNMRFIQKYHMERHKRTHSGEKPYRCDTCQQFFSRTDRLLKHKRTCGEAIKKGLDPNMLELSDAELAQGSYSLTQGNATTSGRKRAKSKNAEGGERKRKKSAAAASMASSSMATSSTAAMGLQDYSMEQPSGSAMQGRSPKLVFKKVGRKGLDKVLHSLEDSADGQKLLGQKAGTMDHVDAIGLDNMGLLQGGGSNKQGPATSSNYDDAMQFVKKRRYLHAVNNDYGAGALHMASQGGSVIQVSLGPEPTLTMLDTSPLELKHDKSGIPDEVLQSLLEHYSHKPEGPHHHHDVAFDLSDHPHHVDLQPAAPVTPELEDDAANGGDKTAVMSEYSKFLLQALERTSHSGPFPSLGATGPFPLLSSSSSPTGPLFSDKHVYSTSPLDCGYPPAVSSPLPIAAPSSTTSSTSSKSHYGMLVGSPSQSGFHLTLEPASHQQLTPSQELTEQLEKQHSPGAFNLPPQDLTAQAESSKGQQAKAGGSAAPANGSSYSDLSPLNPPKESTTYQIENFAQAFGSQFKSGRRTPLSYGSDPGAEVDHRIRTPVSEFSGYSSLLADVSEPVSTGSKTPTSQSFR from the exons ATGAGTATTATCCAAGACAAGCTCGGCAATGAGTTTCTGCGCAACGGCGGCATGGACCCCAATTTTGCACCTGGCATGCTCATGTTCAGCCACCTGCCGCCCGTCACCAGCTTCACGCGGCTGACGTCGCAGTCGGTCATGGGTGAGCTCCCGCAGGAGATGATCCTCAAGAAGGAGCGCGACTCGCCCCCGGACCACCAGAGCGCCAGTCTGGCCAACGCGGGCGGCTTCCTCCACAGCATGGGCATCAAGCAGGAGCGGCTAAGCGAGCTGGATTATCGCATGCCTCTctacggcggcggcggcgccgtgcCGATGAGCTGCGCCGGCGCGGGGAAGAGCGGCGACGACATGCCGGACATGTCTTACGGCAACCACCACCAAAATCATCACAACATGCTCCTGCACGACCTCAGCCACAGCAACGTGCGCTCCCTCGGAGAACCG ATGTCTGGGCGATCGGGTAAAGAGCCAAAAGATTCCTCGGGTAAAAGAGGGAGGAGGACCAACGGGGACGGACAGGGAGGCAAAGCCCGAAGGAAACGCAACGACGCCGGAAAG GCCATGATGTTAGACGCGGATGGAGCCTGCCTGTCGCCCAACTCCAAGCCACATATCTGCGAGCACTGTAACGCTGCCTTCCGCAGCTCCTATCACTTGCGCAGACATGTGCTCatacacaca GATCGCACAGGTGAGAGGCCTTTTCGGTGCAGTCAGTGTAACATGAGCTTCATTCAGAAGTACCTGCTCCAGCGGCATGAAAAGATCCACAGTG GGGAGAAGCCATTCAGCTGCGACCAGTGCAACATGCGGTTCATCCAGAAGTATCACATGGAGCGGCACAAACGGACGCACAGCGGCGAGAAGCCGTATCGATGCGATACATGCCAACAG TTTTTCTCAAGAACAGACCGGTTACTGAAGCACAAGCGGACTTGCGGTGAAGCCATAAAGAAGGGTCTGGACCCAAACATGCTGGAGCTCAGTGATGCCGAGCTGGCCCAAGGCAGCTATTCACTCACTCAGGGAAATGCGACCACCTCCGGACGCAAGCGGGCAAAGTCCAAAAACGCCGAGGGCGGCGAGCGCAAGAGAAAGAAGAGCGCGGCCGCCGCGTCCATGGCATCGTCGTCCATGGCGACCTCGTCTACTGCGGCGATGGGCCTGCAGGACTACAGCATGGAGCAGCCCTCCGGTTCCGCCATGCAGGGGCGCTCTCCCAAATTGGTCTTTAAAAAAGTGGGCCGCAAAGGGCTGGATAAAGTCCTCCATTCTTTAGAAGACAGCGCCGACGGACAAAAACTCTTGGGCCAGAAAGCTGGCACCATGGATCACGTGGACGCCATCGGGCTCGACAACATGGGTCTGCTCCAGGGAGGCGGGAGCAACAAGCAGGGTCCCGCCACCAGCAGCAACTACGACGACGCGATGCAGTTTGTAAAAAAGCGGCGATACCTCCACGCCGTCAACAACGACTACGGGGCGGGCGCCCTCCACATGGCGTCGCAGGGAGGCAGCGTCATCCAGGTGTCCCTGGGGCCCGAACCCACGCTGACCATGCTGGACACCTCCCCTCTGGAACTCAAGCACGACAAGTCGGGCATTCCGGACGAGGTCCTGCAGAGCCTGCTGGAGCACTACAGCCATAAGCCGGAGgggccccaccaccaccacgacgTGGCTTTTGACCTGTCTGACCACCCGCACCACGTGGACCTCCAGCCGGCTGCGCCCGTCACCCCCGAGCTGGAGGACGACGCGGCCAACGGGGGCGACAAAACGGCGGTGATGAGCGAGTACTCCAAGTTCCTCTTGCAGGCCCTGGAGCGCACCAGCCACAGCGGGCCCTTCCCCAGCCTGGGCGCCACCGGGCCGTTCCCGCTCCTGTCCAGCAGCTCGAgtcccacggggcccctgtttTCCGACAAGCACGTCTACAGCACGTCGCCGCTGGATTGCGGCTACCCCCCCGCCGTTTCTTCACCGCTgcccatcgccgccccctcctcgACCACCTCGTCCACCTCATCCAAGTCCCACTACGGCATGCTGGTGGGTTCGCCCTCCCAGTCAGGCTTCCACCTGACTTTGGAGCCAGCCAGCCACCAGCAGCTAACGCCATCTCAGGAGCTGACGGAGCAGCTGGAGAAGCAGCACTCCCCCGGAGCCTTCAACCTACCTCCCCAGGATCTGACCGCCCAGGCGGAAAGCTCCAAGGGGCAACAAGCCAAGGCCGGGGGCAGTGCCGCCCCCGCCAACGGTTCAAGCTATTCAGACCTGTCCCCTTTGAACCCCCCGAAAGAATCCACCACATACCAGATTGAGAATTTCGCCCAGGCCTTCGGCTCCCAGTTCAAGTCCGGGCGCCGCACCCCTCTTAGCTACGGCAGCGACCCCGGGGCGGAGGTAGACCACAGAATACGGACTCCGGTTTCAGAATTCTCAGGGTATAGCAGCTTGTTAGCTGACGTCAGCGAGCCAGTGAGTACAGGATCAAAAACCCCGACAAGCCAAAGTTTCAGATAA
- the LOC133495386 gene encoding zinc finger protein 281-like isoform X1, producing the protein MAGILRCQPKANKQPQLQTGVLPHSHLELLAWPAPAHSKTTTMSIIQDKLGNEFLRNGGMDPNFAPGMLMFSHLPPVTSFTRLTSQSVMGELPQEMILKKERDSPPDHQSASLANAGGFLHSMGIKQERLSELDYRMPLYGGGGAVPMSCAGAGKSGDDMPDMSYGNHHQNHHNMLLHDLSHSNVRSLGEPMSGRSGKEPKDSSGKRGRRTNGDGQGGKARRKRNDAGKAMMLDADGACLSPNSKPHICEHCNAAFRSSYHLRRHVLIHTDRTGERPFRCSQCNMSFIQKYLLQRHEKIHSGEKPFSCDQCNMRFIQKYHMERHKRTHSGEKPYRCDTCQQFFSRTDRLLKHKRTCGEAIKKGLDPNMLELSDAELAQGSYSLTQGNATTSGRKRAKSKNAEGGERKRKKSAAAASMASSSMATSSTAAMGLQDYSMEQPSGSAMQGRSPKLVFKKVGRKGLDKVLHSLEDSADGQKLLGQKAGTMDHVDAIGLDNMGLLQGGGSNKQGPATSSNYDDAMQFVKKRRYLHAVNNDYGAGALHMASQGGSVIQVSLGPEPTLTMLDTSPLELKHDKSGIPDEVLQSLLEHYSHKPEGPHHHHDVAFDLSDHPHHVDLQPAAPVTPELEDDAANGGDKTAVMSEYSKFLLQALERTSHSGPFPSLGATGPFPLLSSSSSPTGPLFSDKHVYSTSPLDCGYPPAVSSPLPIAAPSSTTSSTSSKSHYGMLVGSPSQSGFHLTLEPASHQQLTPSQELTEQLEKQHSPGAFNLPPQDLTAQAESSKGQQAKAGGSAAPANGSSYSDLSPLNPPKESTTYQIENFAQAFGSQFKSGRRTPLSYGSDPGAEVDHRIRTPVSEFSGYSSLLADVSEPVSTGSKTPTSQSFR; encoded by the exons ATGGCTGGGATATtaagatgtcaacccaaggccaacaagcaaccccagttgcagacg GGtgttctcccacattcccattTAGAGTTACTGGCCTGGCCCGCGCCCGCACACAGCAAAACCACCACCATGAGTATTATCCAAGACAAGCTCGGCAATGAGTTTCTGCGCAACGGCGGCATGGACCCCAATTTTGCACCTGGCATGCTCATGTTCAGCCACCTGCCGCCCGTCACCAGCTTCACGCGGCTGACGTCGCAGTCGGTCATGGGTGAGCTCCCGCAGGAGATGATCCTCAAGAAGGAGCGCGACTCGCCCCCGGACCACCAGAGCGCCAGTCTGGCCAACGCGGGCGGCTTCCTCCACAGCATGGGCATCAAGCAGGAGCGGCTAAGCGAGCTGGATTATCGCATGCCTCTctacggcggcggcggcgccgtgcCGATGAGCTGCGCCGGCGCGGGGAAGAGCGGCGACGACATGCCGGACATGTCTTACGGCAACCACCACCAAAATCATCACAACATGCTCCTGCACGACCTCAGCCACAGCAACGTGCGCTCCCTCGGAGAACCG ATGTCTGGGCGATCGGGTAAAGAGCCAAAAGATTCCTCGGGTAAAAGAGGGAGGAGGACCAACGGGGACGGACAGGGAGGCAAAGCCCGAAGGAAACGCAACGACGCCGGAAAG GCCATGATGTTAGACGCGGATGGAGCCTGCCTGTCGCCCAACTCCAAGCCACATATCTGCGAGCACTGTAACGCTGCCTTCCGCAGCTCCTATCACTTGCGCAGACATGTGCTCatacacaca GATCGCACAGGTGAGAGGCCTTTTCGGTGCAGTCAGTGTAACATGAGCTTCATTCAGAAGTACCTGCTCCAGCGGCATGAAAAGATCCACAGTG GGGAGAAGCCATTCAGCTGCGACCAGTGCAACATGCGGTTCATCCAGAAGTATCACATGGAGCGGCACAAACGGACGCACAGCGGCGAGAAGCCGTATCGATGCGATACATGCCAACAG TTTTTCTCAAGAACAGACCGGTTACTGAAGCACAAGCGGACTTGCGGTGAAGCCATAAAGAAGGGTCTGGACCCAAACATGCTGGAGCTCAGTGATGCCGAGCTGGCCCAAGGCAGCTATTCACTCACTCAGGGAAATGCGACCACCTCCGGACGCAAGCGGGCAAAGTCCAAAAACGCCGAGGGCGGCGAGCGCAAGAGAAAGAAGAGCGCGGCCGCCGCGTCCATGGCATCGTCGTCCATGGCGACCTCGTCTACTGCGGCGATGGGCCTGCAGGACTACAGCATGGAGCAGCCCTCCGGTTCCGCCATGCAGGGGCGCTCTCCCAAATTGGTCTTTAAAAAAGTGGGCCGCAAAGGGCTGGATAAAGTCCTCCATTCTTTAGAAGACAGCGCCGACGGACAAAAACTCTTGGGCCAGAAAGCTGGCACCATGGATCACGTGGACGCCATCGGGCTCGACAACATGGGTCTGCTCCAGGGAGGCGGGAGCAACAAGCAGGGTCCCGCCACCAGCAGCAACTACGACGACGCGATGCAGTTTGTAAAAAAGCGGCGATACCTCCACGCCGTCAACAACGACTACGGGGCGGGCGCCCTCCACATGGCGTCGCAGGGAGGCAGCGTCATCCAGGTGTCCCTGGGGCCCGAACCCACGCTGACCATGCTGGACACCTCCCCTCTGGAACTCAAGCACGACAAGTCGGGCATTCCGGACGAGGTCCTGCAGAGCCTGCTGGAGCACTACAGCCATAAGCCGGAGgggccccaccaccaccacgacgTGGCTTTTGACCTGTCTGACCACCCGCACCACGTGGACCTCCAGCCGGCTGCGCCCGTCACCCCCGAGCTGGAGGACGACGCGGCCAACGGGGGCGACAAAACGGCGGTGATGAGCGAGTACTCCAAGTTCCTCTTGCAGGCCCTGGAGCGCACCAGCCACAGCGGGCCCTTCCCCAGCCTGGGCGCCACCGGGCCGTTCCCGCTCCTGTCCAGCAGCTCGAgtcccacggggcccctgtttTCCGACAAGCACGTCTACAGCACGTCGCCGCTGGATTGCGGCTACCCCCCCGCCGTTTCTTCACCGCTgcccatcgccgccccctcctcgACCACCTCGTCCACCTCATCCAAGTCCCACTACGGCATGCTGGTGGGTTCGCCCTCCCAGTCAGGCTTCCACCTGACTTTGGAGCCAGCCAGCCACCAGCAGCTAACGCCATCTCAGGAGCTGACGGAGCAGCTGGAGAAGCAGCACTCCCCCGGAGCCTTCAACCTACCTCCCCAGGATCTGACCGCCCAGGCGGAAAGCTCCAAGGGGCAACAAGCCAAGGCCGGGGGCAGTGCCGCCCCCGCCAACGGTTCAAGCTATTCAGACCTGTCCCCTTTGAACCCCCCGAAAGAATCCACCACATACCAGATTGAGAATTTCGCCCAGGCCTTCGGCTCCCAGTTCAAGTCCGGGCGCCGCACCCCTCTTAGCTACGGCAGCGACCCCGGGGCGGAGGTAGACCACAGAATACGGACTCCGGTTTCAGAATTCTCAGGGTATAGCAGCTTGTTAGCTGACGTCAGCGAGCCAGTGAGTACAGGATCAAAAACCCCGACAAGCCAAAGTTTCAGATAA